A genomic window from Pseudonocardia broussonetiae includes:
- a CDS encoding nitroreductase/quinone reductase family protein, with product MSTRERAAEAGSEARTEDMVVIHRILRRGFQELADLVRHTPAGDTRHAALVAGHADFHLNGLHHHHTAEDEHIWPRLLERATPNAELVARMQAQHDGVAALTTEVRTLLVPWREAPAANEALAAAIDGLGVALGEHLDEEESQILPIIRAHITPAEWQEVGERAFAGFTDDEKLIATGQLEETATPAETAMMMGDLPLPIRLYWRVVGRRRYTRHMQQVRRNLPRAANPRSRARGGVSSRVLPAVLRRANAAAVGLYRRTDGRVGGTAKGLPALLLTVPGRRTGVPHTVVVAYFPHRGGYLVAASSGGAEAEPQWIRNLAATSTAQVQIRGTVTDVAVRVPDRAERDALWSDVVLATAPFFADYERRSGRVIKVAVLTPASR from the coding sequence GTGAGCACCCGCGAGCGGGCCGCGGAGGCCGGGTCGGAGGCCAGGACCGAGGACATGGTGGTGATCCACCGCATCCTCCGGCGGGGCTTCCAGGAGCTGGCCGACCTGGTGCGGCACACCCCGGCCGGCGACACCCGCCACGCTGCGCTGGTCGCCGGGCACGCCGACTTCCACCTCAACGGCCTTCACCACCACCACACCGCCGAGGACGAGCACATCTGGCCGCGCCTACTGGAGCGCGCCACACCGAACGCCGAGCTGGTGGCCCGGATGCAGGCCCAGCACGACGGCGTCGCCGCGCTCACCACGGAGGTCCGCACGCTGCTCGTGCCGTGGCGCGAGGCCCCGGCGGCGAACGAGGCACTCGCCGCGGCGATCGACGGACTCGGCGTCGCGCTCGGCGAGCACCTCGACGAGGAGGAGTCTCAGATCCTCCCGATCATCCGGGCGCACATCACCCCGGCTGAGTGGCAAGAGGTCGGTGAGCGCGCGTTCGCGGGGTTCACCGACGACGAGAAGCTCATCGCGACGGGCCAGTTGGAGGAGACCGCCACCCCCGCCGAGACGGCCATGATGATGGGCGACCTCCCCCTGCCGATCCGGCTGTACTGGCGGGTCGTCGGACGGCGCCGCTACACCCGCCACATGCAGCAGGTCCGCAGGAACCTGCCGCGGGCGGCGAACCCCCGCTCCCGGGCACGAGGCGGAGTGTCGAGCCGCGTCCTACCCGCCGTGCTCCGCCGGGCCAACGCCGCCGCCGTCGGGCTCTACCGCCGGACCGACGGCCGGGTCGGCGGCACCGCCAAGGGCCTGCCCGCCCTGCTCCTCACCGTGCCCGGGCGGCGGACCGGGGTGCCGCACACCGTCGTGGTCGCCTACTTCCCGCACCGCGGCGGCTACCTCGTCGCCGCCTCGTCGGGCGGGGCCGAGGCCGAGCCGCAGTGGATCCGCAACCTCGCCGCGACGTCCACCGCGCAGGTCCAGATCCGGGGCACCGTCACCGATGTCGCCGTGCGCGTGCCCGACCGGGCTGAGCGCGACGCGCTGTGGTCGGACGTGGTGCTGGCGACGGCCCCGTTCTTCGCCGACTACGAGCGCAGGTCCGGCCGCGTGATCAAGGTTGCCGTCCTGACGCCCGCGTCGCGGTAA